One Paraburkholderia dioscoreae DNA segment encodes these proteins:
- the bamB gene encoding outer membrane protein assembly factor BamB, producing MNLLKRYAVPVACAMTVLTMAACSSTKDERRVPTPLTEFKPVLDVQQAWKASVGKAGRYLFSPVAVGNAVYAAGANGSVAKIDAQTGQDIWRIKLHDDLSAGVGSDGTLTAVGGLKGDVYVLGADGKQLWTAKAPGEIISPPLVGNGLVVVRTVDGQIVAFNAQTGEQRWNYRNRAVPLNLRVSSGMTFAGDAAVLAGFPGGAFAAINLQTGDNYWQTPVSYPKGVTEVERINDVTGPPTLVGSETCAVTFQGQIGCFDANSGRAVWEKAFSSTSGLAQDDRAVVAADDWSVVSAFDVASGAPLWKNDKLKNRDLSVPFILGHAAVLGDYQGYVHFLSRDDGTLVARVKTDGSPITAAPVLAGETLVVLTHDGDLYGYRPR from the coding sequence ATGAATCTGCTGAAACGTTACGCTGTGCCCGTTGCCTGTGCGATGACCGTCCTCACCATGGCGGCTTGCTCATCCACGAAAGACGAGCGCCGCGTGCCGACGCCGCTCACCGAGTTCAAACCCGTGCTCGACGTGCAGCAGGCCTGGAAGGCGAGCGTCGGCAAGGCAGGCCGTTACCTGTTTTCGCCGGTGGCGGTCGGCAACGCGGTGTACGCGGCTGGCGCGAACGGTTCGGTTGCGAAGATCGATGCGCAAACCGGTCAGGACATCTGGCGCATCAAGCTGCATGACGACCTCTCGGCGGGTGTCGGCAGCGACGGCACGCTCACGGCGGTCGGTGGCCTGAAGGGCGACGTCTACGTGCTCGGCGCGGACGGCAAGCAGTTGTGGACTGCCAAGGCGCCGGGCGAGATCATTTCGCCGCCGCTCGTCGGCAATGGCCTCGTGGTGGTGCGTACGGTCGACGGCCAGATCGTCGCGTTCAATGCACAAACCGGCGAGCAGCGCTGGAACTACCGCAACCGCGCGGTGCCGCTCAATCTGCGCGTCTCGTCGGGCATGACGTTCGCGGGCGACGCAGCCGTGCTGGCCGGTTTCCCGGGCGGCGCGTTCGCCGCGATCAACCTGCAGACGGGCGACAACTACTGGCAAACGCCGGTGTCCTATCCGAAGGGCGTGACGGAAGTGGAGCGTATCAACGACGTGACCGGTCCGCCCACGCTGGTCGGTTCGGAAACCTGCGCAGTGACGTTCCAGGGTCAGATTGGCTGTTTCGACGCGAACTCGGGCCGCGCGGTGTGGGAAAAAGCGTTTTCGAGCACGAGCGGTCTGGCGCAGGATGACCGCGCCGTGGTCGCGGCGGACGACTGGTCGGTGGTGTCGGCGTTCGACGTCGCCAGCGGCGCGCCGCTGTGGAAGAACGACAAGCTGAAGAACCGCGACCTGAGCGTGCCGTTCATTCTGGGTCACGCTGCGGTGCTGGGCGACTACCAGGGTTACGTCCACTTCCTGTCCCGCGACGACGGTACGCTCGTCGCCCGCGTGAAGACCGACGGCAGCCCGATTACCGCCGCGCCGGTGCTGGCCGGCGAGACGCTGGTGGTGCTGACGCACGACGGCGACCTGTACGGCTACCGCCCGCGCTGA
- a CDS encoding YfgM family protein, with protein sequence MSYHDEQESIESLKAWWTQWGNATTWIVLVALVAAAGWNGWNFWQRREAAEAAVLYDQVQQAVASGDKAKITRVAADMEDRFSRTAYAQMTALGAAKALYAAGDEAAAKAQLQWTIDHAKDDEFKQIAKLRLASLLLDDKAYDQGLALLAEPQSDAFKGIVANGRGDLLAAQGKRDDARAAYKLALDSLSKNDSSARQLIQFKLDALGG encoded by the coding sequence ATGAGTTACCACGACGAACAAGAATCGATTGAAAGTCTGAAGGCATGGTGGACGCAGTGGGGTAATGCAACCACATGGATCGTGCTGGTGGCGCTGGTGGCCGCGGCCGGCTGGAACGGCTGGAATTTCTGGCAGCGGCGCGAGGCGGCGGAAGCCGCCGTGCTATATGACCAGGTGCAGCAAGCCGTGGCATCGGGCGACAAGGCAAAGATCACGCGCGTCGCCGCCGACATGGAAGACAGGTTCAGCCGCACCGCGTATGCGCAGATGACCGCGTTGGGCGCCGCCAAGGCGCTGTACGCCGCGGGCGACGAAGCCGCCGCGAAGGCGCAACTGCAATGGACCATCGATCACGCAAAAGATGACGAGTTCAAGCAGATTGCGAAACTGCGTCTCGCTTCGCTGCTGCTCGACGACAAGGCTTACGACCAGGGTCTTGCGCTGCTCGCCGAACCGCAATCCGACGCGTTCAAAGGCATCGTGGCGAACGGCCGCGGCGATCTGCTCGCCGCTCAAGGCAAGCGTGACGATGCGCGCGCGGCCTACAAGCTCGCGCTCGACTCGCTGTCGAAAAACGATAGTTCGGCGCGCCAGTTGATTCAGTTCAAGCTGGACGCGCTGGGCGGCTGA
- the hisS gene encoding histidine--tRNA ligase, translated as MTEQKKKLEKLSGVKGMNDILPQEAGLWEFFETTVKSMLRSYGYQNIRTPIIEHTQLFKRGIGEVTDIVEKEMYSFTDALNGENLTMRPENTAAVVRAAIEHNMLYDGPKRLWYIGPMFRHERPQRGRYRQFHQVGVEALGFAGPDADAEIIMMCQRLWDDLGLMGIKLEINSLGLAHERAAHRVELIAHLEKHMDVLDEEAKRRLYTNPLRVLDTKNPAMQEVAQNAPKLIDFLGEESRAHFDGLQRILKANNIPFTINPRLVRGLDYYNLTVFEWVTDKLGAQGTVAAGGRYDPLIEQLGGKPTAACGWAMGIERILELLKEEQLVPEDEGCDVYVVHQGDAAREQAFIIAERLRDTGLDVILHCSADGQTASFKSQMKRADASGAAFAVVLGEDEIANGTVGVKPLRDTNANGGKNEQHNVPAEDLTEFLINAMVATAEDGDD; from the coding sequence ATGACTGAACAGAAGAAAAAGCTCGAAAAGCTGTCCGGCGTGAAGGGCATGAACGACATCCTTCCGCAGGAAGCCGGGTTGTGGGAATTTTTCGAAACCACCGTCAAGTCGATGCTGCGTTCGTACGGATACCAGAATATTCGTACGCCGATCATCGAGCATACGCAGTTGTTCAAGCGCGGTATCGGTGAAGTGACCGACATCGTCGAGAAAGAGATGTATAGCTTTACCGACGCGCTCAATGGTGAAAATCTGACCATGCGCCCGGAAAATACGGCAGCGGTGGTGCGCGCGGCGATCGAACACAACATGCTGTACGACGGTCCGAAGCGCCTGTGGTACATCGGCCCGATGTTCCGTCACGAGCGTCCGCAGCGCGGCCGTTATCGCCAGTTCCATCAGGTCGGCGTGGAAGCGCTGGGCTTTGCCGGTCCGGACGCCGACGCTGAAATCATCATGATGTGCCAGCGCCTGTGGGACGACCTCGGCCTGATGGGCATCAAGCTCGAAATCAACTCGCTGGGTCTCGCGCACGAACGCGCGGCGCATCGTGTCGAACTGATCGCGCACCTCGAAAAGCACATGGACGTACTCGACGAAGAAGCGAAGCGTCGTCTCTACACGAACCCGCTGCGCGTGCTCGATACGAAGAATCCGGCCATGCAGGAAGTCGCGCAGAACGCGCCGAAGCTGATCGATTTTCTCGGCGAAGAATCGCGCGCGCACTTCGACGGTTTGCAGCGCATTCTGAAGGCGAACAATATTCCGTTCACGATCAATCCGCGTCTCGTGCGCGGTCTCGATTATTACAATCTGACCGTGTTCGAATGGGTGACGGACAAGCTCGGCGCGCAAGGCACCGTCGCGGCCGGCGGCCGTTACGATCCGCTGATCGAACAGCTCGGCGGCAAGCCCACGGCAGCATGCGGCTGGGCAATGGGCATCGAGCGGATTCTCGAATTGCTAAAAGAAGAGCAACTCGTGCCGGAAGACGAAGGTTGCGACGTGTACGTGGTCCACCAGGGCGACGCGGCGCGCGAACAGGCCTTCATCATCGCCGAGCGTTTGCGCGACACGGGCCTCGACGTCATCCTGCATTGCAGTGCAGACGGTCAGACGGCCAGCTTCAAATCGCAGATGAAGCGTGCGGATGCAAGCGGCGCGGCCTTCGCGGTGGTGCTCGGTGAAGACGAGATCGCCAACGGCACGGTCGGCGTGAAGCCGCTGCGCGATACGAATGCTAACGGCGGTAAAAACGAGCAACACAACGTGCCCGCCGAAGACTTGACCGAATTTCTAATCAATGCGATGGTTGCAACCGCCGAAGACGGCGACGACTGA
- the ispG gene encoding flavodoxin-dependent (E)-4-hydroxy-3-methylbut-2-enyl-diphosphate synthase yields MGFSMHSEAQSQSSSKIVSNEPVFGGQAARRKSHAVDVRWGGQLVTIGGDAPVRVQSMTNTDTADAIGTAIQIKELAQAGSELVRITVNTPEAAAAVPAVREQLDRMGVSVPLVGDFHYNGHLLLRDYPACAEALSKYRINPGNVGHGAKRDTQFAQMVEAAAKYDKPVRIGVNWGSLDQDLLAKMMDENAARSTPWEAQSVMYEALIQSAIGSAERAVELGLSRNQIILSCKVSGVQDLIAVYRELARRCDFALHLGLTEAGMGSKGIVASTAALSVLLQQGIGDTIRISLTPEPGGSRTGEVIVGQEILQTMGLRSFTPMVIACPGCGRTTSTLFQELASQIQTYLRTQMPVWRDQYPGVEKMHVAVMGCIVNGPGESKQANIGISLPGSGENPAAPVFIDGEKVKTLRGENIAQEFQQIVSDYVERRYGRADALN; encoded by the coding sequence ATGGGTTTTTCGATGCATTCCGAAGCTCAATCCCAATCCAGTAGCAAGATCGTTTCCAACGAGCCGGTGTTCGGCGGCCAGGCCGCGCGGCGCAAGTCGCACGCGGTCGACGTCCGCTGGGGCGGCCAGCTCGTCACGATCGGTGGCGACGCGCCCGTGCGCGTCCAGTCCATGACCAACACGGATACCGCGGACGCCATTGGCACCGCAATCCAGATCAAGGAGCTGGCGCAGGCCGGCTCGGAACTGGTGCGTATCACGGTGAACACGCCGGAAGCGGCTGCGGCCGTGCCGGCCGTGCGCGAGCAGCTCGACCGCATGGGCGTGTCGGTGCCGCTCGTCGGCGACTTCCATTACAACGGCCATTTGTTGTTGCGCGATTACCCCGCCTGCGCGGAGGCGTTGTCCAAGTACCGGATCAACCCGGGCAACGTGGGCCACGGCGCGAAGCGCGACACGCAGTTCGCGCAGATGGTCGAAGCCGCGGCCAAATACGATAAACCGGTGCGTATCGGCGTCAACTGGGGCAGTCTGGATCAGGATCTGCTCGCAAAGATGATGGACGAGAACGCCGCGCGTTCCACGCCGTGGGAAGCGCAAAGCGTGATGTACGAAGCGCTCATCCAGTCGGCGATCGGCTCGGCGGAGCGAGCAGTCGAACTCGGTCTGTCGCGCAACCAGATCATTCTGTCGTGCAAGGTTAGCGGCGTGCAGGATCTGATCGCCGTGTACCGTGAACTCGCGCGCCGTTGCGATTTCGCGCTGCATCTCGGCTTGACCGAAGCAGGCATGGGCTCGAAAGGCATCGTGGCATCGACCGCGGCATTGTCCGTGTTGCTGCAGCAGGGCATCGGCGACACGATCCGTATTTCGCTTACGCCGGAACCGGGCGGATCGCGCACCGGCGAGGTGATCGTCGGCCAGGAAATCCTGCAGACCATGGGTCTGCGCTCGTTCACGCCGATGGTGATCGCGTGTCCGGGTTGCGGTCGTACCACCAGCACGCTGTTCCAGGAACTGGCGTCGCAGATCCAGACCTATCTGCGCACGCAGATGCCGGTGTGGCGCGATCAGTATCCTGGCGTCGAGAAGATGCACGTCGCGGTGATGGGTTGCATCGTCAACGGTCCGGGCGAGTCGAAGCAGGCCAACATCGGCATCAGCTTGCCGGGTTCGGGTGAGAATCCTGCCGCGCCGGTGTTCATCGACGGCGAAAAGGTGAAGACGCTGCGCGGCGAGAACATTGCGCAAGAATTCCAGCAAATCGTGAGTGACTACGTCGAGCGCCGCTACGGCCGCGCCGACGCGCTCAATTAA
- a CDS encoding helix-turn-helix domain-containing protein: MSEPQHPQPQDTDTNEGHPAPVARAVVQPVVQPGMDSLAAVGARLTQLRESKGWTIEDVSARLKVSAIKLRALESGDISHLPDTTFALGVVRSYAKMLGADPTPFTAALRREKGVAAPDLSMPASSGKDLPRGRVSLSLGGSGQKSRSWLWGVAAVIVAVIALGMWHTNGGDSSAWLARLKASANGAAGGATGASGAVAQGQAAGSEATADEAASTPDAQVAAENAASATLMPAPLATGTTPSSAPAPAVTAAAAAPKAGSQAPAATAPGASAPAAVVAGASAATVAPAAGEAIVALRVTQDSWFSVRGQDGKEVFSGLVHAGDTKEVTGVAPFRITVGNKAGLESLTLDGQPVDPSKYAAAKGNVARFALP, encoded by the coding sequence ATGAGTGAGCCGCAGCACCCGCAGCCGCAGGACACAGACACGAACGAAGGCCATCCGGCGCCGGTTGCACGGGCGGTGGTGCAGCCCGTTGTGCAGCCGGGCATGGATTCGTTGGCGGCGGTTGGCGCGCGCTTGACCCAATTGCGTGAATCGAAAGGCTGGACAATCGAGGACGTATCGGCGCGTCTGAAAGTGTCCGCCATCAAGTTGCGCGCGCTCGAATCGGGCGACATCAGCCACTTGCCGGACACCACTTTCGCACTGGGTGTGGTGCGCAGTTACGCGAAGATGCTCGGCGCCGATCCCACGCCGTTCACGGCGGCATTGCGGCGCGAGAAAGGCGTGGCCGCGCCGGATCTGTCGATGCCGGCGTCGTCGGGTAAGGATTTGCCGCGTGGCCGGGTGTCGCTTTCGCTGGGCGGCAGCGGGCAAAAGAGCCGCTCGTGGTTGTGGGGCGTGGCGGCGGTGATCGTCGCGGTGATCGCGCTGGGCATGTGGCATACCAACGGCGGCGATTCGTCGGCGTGGCTTGCGCGGCTGAAAGCGAGTGCGAATGGTGCCGCTGGTGGCGCGACCGGCGCATCGGGCGCGGTGGCGCAAGGTCAAGCGGCGGGTTCCGAAGCAACGGCGGACGAGGCCGCGTCCACGCCGGACGCGCAGGTGGCAGCAGAGAATGCAGCATCGGCCACGCTGATGCCTGCGCCGCTTGCCACTGGCACGACGCCGTCGTCGGCGCCGGCGCCGGCGGTTACGGCGGCAGCGGCCGCGCCCAAGGCCGGGTCGCAGGCCCCAGCTGCCACAGCGCCGGGCGCAAGTGCGCCGGCGGCGGTGGTCGCGGGTGCGTCGGCGGCAACGGTGGCGCCGGCTGCCGGTGAGGCAATCGTCGCATTGCGCGTGACGCAGGACAGCTGGTTCAGCGTGCGTGGACAGGATGGCAAGGAAGTGTTCTCCGGCCTTGTGCACGCAGGCGATACCAAAGAAGTAACGGGTGTGGCGCCGTTCAGGATCACGGTTGGCAACAAGGCCGGTCTTGAATCGCTGACGCTCGACGGCCAGCCGGTCGATCCGTCGAAATATGCGGCGGCCAAAGGTAATGTGGCGCGCTTTGCGCTGCCTTGA
- the rlmN gene encoding 23S rRNA (adenine(2503)-C(2))-methyltransferase RlmN: MTSSPTVNLLDLDAQGLVAYCDSLGEKPFRAKQLQRWIHQYNAADFDGMTDLAKSLREKLKGRATISMPGIVSDHISTDGTRKWLIDVGNSNAVETVYIPEETRGTLCVSSQAGCAVNCRFCSTGKQGFSRNLTTGEIIGQLRMAEFALRASRGVDGGRATGGDGKGERVVTNVVMMGMGEPLLNYDAVVPAMRLMLDDNAYGLSRRRVTLSTSGVVPMMDRLGADLPVALAVSLHAPSDPLRDMLVPLNKKYPLRELMAACQRYLKVAPRDFITFEYCMLDGVNDSEAQARELLAVTRDVPCKFNLIPFNPFPESGLIRSKPEQIKRFAQVLMDAGVVTTVRKTRGDDIDAACGQLAGAVKDRTRLAERTGKAAKIIEVRAV; encoded by the coding sequence ATGACGAGCAGTCCCACCGTCAACCTTCTCGACCTCGACGCCCAAGGGCTTGTCGCCTACTGCGACAGCCTGGGCGAGAAACCGTTTCGCGCCAAGCAATTGCAGCGCTGGATTCACCAATACAACGCTGCCGACTTCGACGGCATGACCGATCTGGCGAAGTCCTTGCGCGAAAAGCTCAAGGGGCGCGCCACGATCTCGATGCCGGGCATCGTCAGCGACCATATTTCGACCGACGGCACACGCAAGTGGCTGATCGATGTCGGCAACAGCAACGCGGTTGAAACCGTCTACATTCCCGAAGAAACGCGCGGCACGCTGTGTGTATCGTCGCAGGCCGGGTGTGCGGTCAATTGCCGTTTCTGTTCGACCGGCAAACAGGGTTTTTCTCGCAATCTCACCACCGGCGAAATCATCGGTCAGTTGCGTATGGCCGAGTTCGCGCTGCGCGCGTCGCGCGGCGTGGACGGCGGCCGCGCCACGGGTGGTGACGGCAAGGGCGAGCGCGTCGTCACGAATGTCGTGATGATGGGCATGGGCGAGCCGCTGCTCAATTACGATGCGGTCGTGCCGGCCATGCGCCTGATGCTCGACGACAACGCGTATGGTTTGTCGCGCCGCCGTGTCACGCTGTCCACTTCGGGTGTCGTGCCTATGATGGACCGGCTCGGCGCCGATCTGCCCGTGGCGCTCGCGGTATCCTTGCATGCCCCTAGCGATCCATTGCGTGACATGCTGGTGCCGTTGAACAAAAAGTACCCGCTGCGCGAATTGATGGCGGCTTGCCAGCGCTATCTGAAGGTCGCGCCGCGCGACTTCATTACGTTTGAATATTGCATGCTCGACGGCGTGAACGACAGCGAAGCGCAAGCGCGCGAGTTGCTGGCGGTAACGCGCGACGTGCCGTGCAAGTTCAACCTGATTCCGTTCAATCCGTTCCCCGAATCGGGCCTCATCCGCTCGAAACCGGAACAGATCAAGCGGTTTGCACAAGTGTTGATGGACGCGGGCGTCGTCACCACGGTGCGTAAAACACGCGGCGATGATATCGACGCTGCCTGCGGTCAGTTGGCCGGTGCGGTGAAGGACCGCACTCGCCTCGCTGAGCGCACCGGGAAGGCGGCGAAGATTATCGAGGTTCGCGCCGTGTAA
- the ndk gene encoding nucleoside-diphosphate kinase, with translation MAIERTLSIIKPDAVAKNVIGQIYTRFENAGLKIVASRMVHLSRADAEKFYAVHAARPFFKDLVDFMISGPVVVQALEGENAILKHRDLMGATDPKKAEKGTIRADFADSIDANAVHGSDAPETAAVEIAFFFPQVNVYSR, from the coding sequence ATGGCGATCGAACGCACCCTGTCCATTATCAAGCCGGACGCAGTGGCCAAGAACGTGATCGGCCAGATCTACACCCGTTTCGAGAACGCTGGTCTGAAGATCGTGGCATCGCGCATGGTTCACCTGTCGCGCGCCGACGCGGAGAAGTTCTACGCTGTGCACGCTGCACGTCCGTTCTTCAAGGACCTGGTCGATTTCATGATCTCGGGCCCGGTTGTCGTGCAAGCGCTGGAGGGCGAAAACGCCATCCTGAAGCACCGTGATCTGATGGGTGCAACGGACCCGAAGAAGGCGGAAAAGGGCACGATCCGCGCCGACTTCGCAGACAGCATCGACGCGAACGCAGTGCACGGTTCCGACGCGCCTGAAACGGCTGCAGTTGAAATCGCGTTCTTCTTCCCGCAAGTGAACGTCTACTCGCGTTAA
- a CDS encoding Bax inhibitor-1/YccA family protein: MNDHPYSFGRNGAVSTVETRNRVLRNTYWLLALSMIPTVLGAWVGLATGFSLFAATSPAMSMLAFFAIAFGFMFAIQKTKDSAAGVFVLLGFTFFMGLMLSRILSFVLGFSNGPSLIMLAFGGTGVIFASMATIATVSKRDFSGLGKWLFMGVIVLLLASVANVFLHLPALMLTVSVLAIVIFSAYMLFDVQRVVNGGETNYITATLAIYLDLYNVFVNLLALLGIFGGNRN, from the coding sequence ATGAACGATCATCCGTATAGCTTTGGCCGCAATGGCGCGGTCAGCACGGTCGAAACGCGTAACCGCGTGCTACGGAACACCTACTGGCTGCTCGCGCTGTCCATGATTCCGACAGTGCTCGGCGCGTGGGTGGGCCTCGCCACGGGTTTCTCGCTGTTCGCCGCCACGAGTCCCGCCATGAGCATGCTGGCGTTCTTCGCGATCGCCTTCGGCTTCATGTTCGCCATCCAGAAAACCAAAGACAGCGCGGCCGGCGTGTTCGTGCTGCTCGGCTTCACATTCTTCATGGGCCTGATGCTGTCGCGCATCCTGAGCTTCGTGCTCGGTTTTTCGAACGGCCCGTCGCTGATCATGCTCGCCTTCGGTGGCACTGGTGTGATCTTCGCGTCGATGGCAACCATCGCCACGGTCAGCAAGCGCGACTTTTCGGGTCTCGGCAAGTGGCTGTTCATGGGCGTGATCGTGCTGCTGCTGGCGTCGGTCGCGAACGTTTTCCTGCACCTGCCGGCGCTGATGCTTACAGTGTCGGTCCTCGCCATCGTGATCTTCTCGGCCTACATGCTGTTCGACGTTCAGCGCGTCGTGAACGGCGGTGAAACGAACTACATCACTGCCACGCTCGCGATTTACCTGGATCTGTACAACGTGTTCGTCAACCTGCTGGCGCTGCTCGGTATCTTCGGCGGCAACCGCAACTAA
- a CDS encoding MBL fold metallo-hydrolase translates to MRFASLGSGSEGNALLVEAQSGATTTRVLLDCGFSAKEVERRLTRLGASVEGLDAILITHEHSDHIGSALTLARKWSIPLYMSWGTARAVGADKADIDLQVLWGDEAVAIGDLSILPYTVPHDAREPLQYVFSNGASRLGVLTDVGTSTPHISAMLSGCDALVLECNHDVRMLAGSRYPQSLKARIGGNHGHLNNDAAAQILASLDRSRLRHLVAAHLSQQNNLPELAQAAMAGVLGTAPTDVVVASQDDGFAWLSV, encoded by the coding sequence GTGAGGTTCGCGAGTCTCGGCAGCGGCAGTGAAGGCAATGCCCTGCTGGTGGAAGCGCAAAGCGGCGCGACCACCACGCGCGTGCTGCTCGACTGCGGCTTTTCGGCAAAGGAGGTCGAGCGGCGTCTGACGCGGCTCGGCGCGAGCGTCGAAGGTCTCGACGCGATTCTGATCACGCATGAGCATAGCGACCACATTGGCAGTGCGCTGACGCTGGCGCGCAAGTGGTCGATTCCGTTGTATATGAGCTGGGGGACCGCCCGCGCGGTGGGAGCCGACAAAGCCGATATCGACCTGCAGGTGCTGTGGGGCGACGAAGCGGTGGCGATCGGCGACCTCAGCATTCTCCCTTACACCGTGCCGCACGACGCCCGCGAGCCGCTGCAATACGTGTTCTCAAACGGCGCGAGCCGGCTCGGTGTGCTGACGGATGTCGGTACGTCCACGCCGCATATCAGCGCGATGCTGAGCGGTTGCGACGCGCTGGTGCTCGAATGCAATCACGACGTGCGGATGCTGGCGGGCAGCCGCTATCCGCAGTCGCTGAAAGCGCGCATCGGCGGCAATCACGGGCATCTGAACAACGACGCGGCGGCTCAAATTCTGGCCTCGCTCGACCGTTCGCGATTGCGCCATCTAGTCGCCGCGCATCTGAGCCAGCAGAACAATCTGCCGGAACTGGCGCAGGCGGCTATGGCCGGTGTGCTGGGCACGGCGCCCACGGACGTGGTGGTGGCTTCGCAGGACGACGGGTTTGCGTGGCTGAGCGTGTAA
- the bamC gene encoding outer membrane protein assembly factor BamC: MKRSALSLHATRMAALALALTTLAGCDTLNDWFASDRVNYKGAGSAPPLAVPGDLSTTPTDQRYVAPPANLALGGAQKRAVTAAGNSTEGQPNAQDPLGMHIERDGDRRWLVVDGRSPEQLWPQLQEFWQENGFALKTDAPATGIMTTDWAENRANIPDDWFRRTVGKVIDFAYSSGTRDSFRTLVSRAPGGTTDISITHSAMEEVMTGQDKTSSRWEERPRDPALEALFLTKLMQKFGLTETQSRQLLTDARPAAAPTTLDQSAGASTLDLQESFDRAWLRVGLALDRTNFTVDNRDRAKGIYYVRYADSMQELKKEGLLGKLFYSGNSSKKPGQEFLVNVRSKGDAVTQVAVLDANGQVDNSSDAQRIVTLLHAQLN; encoded by the coding sequence ATGAAACGTTCCGCACTTTCCCTCCACGCAACCCGCATGGCGGCGCTGGCGCTTGCCCTTACGACGCTCGCCGGCTGTGACACGCTGAACGACTGGTTTGCTTCCGACCGCGTCAACTACAAGGGCGCGGGCAGTGCGCCGCCGCTCGCCGTTCCGGGCGATCTGAGCACTACGCCGACCGATCAGCGCTACGTCGCACCGCCCGCCAATCTGGCGCTGGGCGGCGCTCAGAAGCGCGCGGTGACGGCCGCCGGCAATTCGACCGAAGGCCAGCCGAACGCGCAGGATCCGCTCGGCATGCATATCGAACGTGACGGCGATCGCCGCTGGCTCGTGGTCGACGGCCGCTCGCCGGAACAGCTCTGGCCGCAGTTGCAGGAGTTCTGGCAGGAAAACGGCTTCGCGCTGAAGACCGACGCGCCGGCCACCGGCATCATGACGACCGACTGGGCCGAAAACCGCGCCAATATCCCGGACGACTGGTTCCGCCGCACGGTCGGCAAGGTGATCGACTTCGCGTATTCGTCGGGCACGCGTGACAGTTTCCGCACGCTCGTCTCGCGCGCGCCGGGCGGCACGACCGATATCTCCATCACGCACAGCGCAATGGAGGAAGTGATGACCGGGCAGGACAAGACATCGTCGCGCTGGGAAGAGCGTCCGCGTGATCCGGCGCTCGAAGCGCTGTTCCTCACCAAGCTGATGCAGAAGTTCGGCCTGACCGAAACGCAATCCAGGCAACTGCTGACCGACGCGCGTCCGGCGGCCGCACCGACCACGCTCGACCAGAGCGCGGGCGCATCCACGCTCGACCTGCAGGAGTCGTTCGATCGCGCATGGCTGCGCGTGGGCCTCGCGCTCGACCGCACCAACTTCACCGTCGACAACCGCGATCGTGCGAAGGGCATCTACTACGTGCGCTACGCGGACTCGATGCAGGAACTGAAGAAAGAAGGGCTGCTCGGCAAGCTGTTCTACAGCGGCAATTCGTCGAAAAAGCCGGGTCAGGAATTCCTCGTCAACGTGCGCTCGAAGGGTGACGCCGTGACGCAGGTGGCCGTGCTGGACGCGAATGGGCAGGTGGACAACTCGTCCGACGCGCAGCGCATCGTGACGCTGCTGCACGCGCAACTGAACTAA